Within Fibrobacter sp., the genomic segment CACTTGCGGTATACGAGCCGCTTGACGAACTGGAAGAGGAAGCCTTCTTCGACGAGCTGGAAGTGCTGGCGCTGATCACGCTCGCTGAGGCTGAAGGCGAAGTAAATAAAAACTTGGACGATCCGTACCTTGGATGGAGGCTGGTAATAGACACGGTTTTAAATCGCGTTGACAGCCCCAGGTTCCCTGACACTATATCAGAGGTCGTTTATCAAAAGGGACAATTTACGTCCACTTGGAACGGACGTATGGACAGGATGGAGCTAAATGAGGACATTTGCCGCATTGTTCTTGAGGAAATTGAAAACAGGACAAACAGCGATGTGCTTTTCTTTTGCTCGACAGGTTGGCCGCAGTGTGGAAAGCATGAATGCCATGTCGGCCACCATTATTTCACAAAATAAGGAGGAACAATTAGATGGTAAAAGAAGGAGATGTGATCTTCATGAAAACGATCACGGACCTGGAAAAGAAGCAGAAGCCGATCAAGTTCGTGATTGAGAAAATATACCCAATCAAGAGGGCTTTTGGAGTAAAGGACTATTTCGCACTGGCAAGAAGCGTTTCTGGTAAATACCCGGTATGCTTTTCGAAGCTGGACCTGGCAGAGAACGGATACGACGAGAAATTCCCGGAGTGGAATCTACCGAAGGATGGTTATGGAACCGGAGGGAAAGATAAAAGTGAATATAGCAAGCGCCATTGAAGAACAGAAAAAGCGCCTGAAAATGGAACAGGCAATGCTGACGCTTTTTGCAGACGATCCCAGAACGGCAGGCTACCACGCCGGAAGAATAACCGAGATCAGGGAAATAATACAGATGCTGGAAGCAGAAATGGAGGAACCATGAACCTATATATGGAAGTCAGCAAGGACGAATACGAGCTGCCGCTGGTTGTTACAGATTCTGTCAGGGAACTGGCAGAAATTACAGGAGTAAAAGAATCGACGATTTCGAGCACGATTTGTCTGGCACGGAAGCGTGGCAGCAAGAGCAGATTTGTAAAAGTGGAGGTGGATGAATGAAAGCTTTAATTTGGGATAATAAAAAAAGAGAATACACAAAAGAGGTAGAACTTCCAAAAGGAAAATACATTGCGTTTACAGATAACATGGATGAGCCTTGCACTTGCGCTAACTGTGGGGAAACAGTTCGCTTTGGTGAAATGTATACATCACGAAAATACTACGGATGTAACGGTATTTTTGCATTTTATGTATGTAGTAAATGCTATGAGGTGGAAGAATGAACGCATTAACTGTAAACGTAAAAGTATCGGACATCGATATTGTTATGAAAGCGGTCCGCTCAATGAAAAGATACAAATGGGTGCACGGAAAGCATAAAAGAGGGAAAAGAAAATGATTATTGGACTTTTATTATTACTTATCGCGCTTCTGCTTGTTATTTGCTACTGCCTGGTGGTGGTAGCAAGTACCGCAGACGATCGAATGGAAGACGACGAGTTCTGGGAAGGACTAGACAGGAGGTACAAATGATAAACACTAAAGGGGAATGGATTTACACAAATGCTGAGATCGCTTACGAGCTCGGAATATCTCCGGCAACAGTAAACGCAATCGGAAAGAGACTGTTTGGCGGTGGACGCATTGCACATTGGACGATTAATGATGCAAAACTTATCTGCGAATACATCAAGAGCATTAGCATTGAGCAGGATGCGAAGCGTTTGGCCCTGTTACACGATACGGTAAGCGCGTGCGGATTCGGAGAGATGAATGATGCGGACCTGGCGATCAGAGTGAAAAATGATCTGCATAATGTGCCGTAGGATGGAGGAATAAAAATGCAGGAAGTTTTAGAAATGCTCGAAAACGAGCGAGACATCTCAGAATATGTTGCAAATCACAGCTGGATGCACCAAAAGGCAAAGGCCGCAATACGGAGAACAGTACTGTTTGGACGAGCAATTAAGGTTATTAAGCTGCAGATTCCGAAGGATATCACGCCGGACCTTTTCCACCCTAAATACGATGTGATCAGCTGCCCGCATTGCCATCATTCGCTCACGCACCGAGCGGTATTCGCGAACCGATATTGCTTTATGTGCGGCGGCAGGTTTGGAGACCTGATCTACCCGGAAGGATGGCTCGAAGACGAAGAGGAGGAAGATGAATGAAAAAAGAAGAGCTAATAGCAGCACTTCGGCTATGTTCCGATGATGATATAAACGGCACTGGATGTGCTAGATGCCCGGCAAAGGCTGATCCATGGTGCGTTGAGCATTTGATGGAAATTGCTGCAGACTATATCGAAAAAATGGAGGAAGATAAATGAATAATGGCCTGGTAAGAAAAGAAGACGTGCTCAAAATTATCAACGAGAAGCGCGGAGAGTTGTTTGGCAAGGACGCGCCGAAGATGGAAGCGAGCGTTGCGTTGACGTATGTTTACCACGACATCATGGACCTTGAAACGGTCGACAAGGATTGAGGTTTTTAAAATGAGCAAACCACGAAACTACTGGTTCCCGATTGCATTGAAAATGGTCAAGCAGTACAAGGAAATTAAAAAAGAGGACTCCTTCCAGGCTATGATCTACACAAAAGCCATAGAAGATACGCTGGAAGATTCGCTGCTCTTGCCTTACGGAGATCTCAGGGTTAAGGCTTTCAAGATGCTTTACTTTGATAAAACACACAACCTGCACGGTACCGCTTCCGAGCTACACGTTACGGAACGCACCCTGCAGAGGTGGACGAATAAGTTCGTAAACGAAGTGGGCAGGCGAGCGGGATTTGCAGAAAAATAAAATGGCGTAAAAAAGCCAATGGACCGTCTTACACTCTAAACAGTGCGAGACGGTCTTTATATTTTGAGATCATATCTGACACCTCCTTTCTTTGTTTGTAAGCTGCAGCGCGTAAGAAGCAGCTCCAGTTTACTCATTTTCTGGCTCCGGTTGAACTCCGGCAGCGCTTATATAATACATGCCCAATCTTTTGGTCATATAATTCCTCCGCTGCGGAAGCAGCATGGCGAATAGGTTGAAGTGCTTCTTTTGCCCCTTTGCACTTCCGGTTGTTCGACTCATCCGTCGCCATTCAAGCAAGAATACTTTTTTTCTAGCTTTTCATCTTTTCATAATTTCTTCTTTTCAAAGCCTCACGGTTATGCTGTGGGGCTTTAAACAAATCGGAGGTGTTTTTCATGGAATTAAGGAACGTAGCAATTGAGGAGATTATCCCTTACGCGAACAACCCACGACAGAACGATAAAGCTGTCGACAAGGTGGCTGAAAGTATAAAACAGTGCGGATATATCGCGCCGATTATCGTTGACGAGGACATGGTTGTCCTTGCTGGCCACACTATACTTCGCGCACTTAAAAAGCTCAAAAACAAAACCGTGCAGATTGCGGTCGTTGCAGGACTTTCGGAAGAGCAGAAGAAGTATCGTCTGCTCGATAACAAGACAAACGAGTTCGCAGACTGGGATATGGAAAAGCTCCTGGAAGAGCTCGAAGGACTGGATTTTGAAGGCGTGGACTTTGGATTTGATCTCGGAGATATGAACGGCGAAGAAGCCGAAGCCCAGGAGGACGATTACGACCAGGAACCGCCGGAAGAACCGAAGAGCAAGCTTGGCCAGGTATATAAGCTCGGCCGACACAGACTTATGTGCGGCGATTCTACATCAAAAGACGATGTAAAGAAGCTCGTAGGCGGCACCCAGGTAGACCTACTTCTTACCGACCCGCCTTACAACGTAGACTATACAGGCAAAACGGCAGACGCTTTGAAGATTGAAAACGACAAGATGGAAGATGGAAACTTCCGTCAGTTTTTAATCGATGCATTTGCGGCAGCAGACGCGGTTATGAAGCCTGGAGCTTGTTTCTATATCTGGCACGCAGATTCAGAAGGATATAACTTCCGTGGCGCTTGCAAGGACGTCGGTTGGCCAGTTCGCCAGTGTATTATCTGGAATAAAAACACTATGGTTATGGGCCGCCAGGATTACCAGTGGAAACACGAACCGTGCTTATACGGATGGAAGGAAGGCGCCGGACACCTGTGGGCATCCGATAGAAAGCAGACAACGGTTATCAACTTTAACAAACCGACACGAAACGATATCCACCCGACAATGAAGCCGGTCGGCCTTTTTGATTACCAGATCAAAAATAACACGAAAGGTGGCGACGCGGTCCTCGACCTTTTTGCTGGCAGCGGTACCACAATAATGGCCTGCGAGCAGAACGGTAGGAACGCATATTGCATGGAGTTTGACCCGAGATATGTGGATGCGATCATCGATAGATGGGAAACCTTTACTGGCCAGAAGGCTGAGCTTGTAGAGGAATAAATAGTCAAAAAGCCTCGATGGAAGGACACGGAGAGGAAAATTTATGGCACAAGGTAAATTTAGACCCTGGTTGGAGCCCGACGGCCTGCTGCTTTTAGAAGGGTGGGCCAGGGACGGTCTTACGGAAGAACAGATCGTTCACAACATGGGTATAACACGCTCCACGTTCTATGCGTGGAAAGATAAGTTCTCGGACATTTCGGACGCTCTTAAAAAAGGCCGCGAAGTTGTCAATTACGAGGTAGAAAACGCCCTGCTGAAATCGGCACTCGGCTATACGAAGAAGATCACAAAGCCGATCAAGGTAAAGACGGAACG encodes:
- a CDS encoding cell wall hydrolase yields the protein MKRIAKLLLIAVAVSVAWFSDYASLAVYEPLDELEEEAFFDELEVLALITLAEAEGEVNKNLDDPYLGWRLVIDTVLNRVDSPRFPDTISEVVYQKGQFTSTWNGRMDRMELNEDICRIVLEEIENRTNSDVLFFCSTGWPQCGKHECHVGHHYFTK
- a CDS encoding DNA modification methylase yields the protein MELRNVAIEEIIPYANNPRQNDKAVDKVAESIKQCGYIAPIIVDEDMVVLAGHTILRALKKLKNKTVQIAVVAGLSEEQKKYRLLDNKTNEFADWDMEKLLEELEGLDFEGVDFGFDLGDMNGEEAEAQEDDYDQEPPEEPKSKLGQVYKLGRHRLMCGDSTSKDDVKKLVGGTQVDLLLTDPPYNVDYTGKTADALKIENDKMEDGNFRQFLIDAFAAADAVMKPGACFYIWHADSEGYNFRGACKDVGWPVRQCIIWNKNTMVMGRQDYQWKHEPCLYGWKEGAGHLWASDRKQTTVINFNKPTRNDIHPTMKPVGLFDYQIKNNTKGGDAVLDLFAGSGTTIMACEQNGRNAYCMEFDPRYVDAIIDRWETFTGQKAELVEE